GCGCTCGCTGGCGCGGCGCCTTCTCCATACAAGGCTTGCTAAATGGCGGCGATTCAGCCGATATTTACATCTCCCATGCCATATTTGCCGCAACAGCCCGCCGGAGGGTAGACCATGAGCCGTTACTGCATCTGGTTCGTCACGGCCGACGACAGTGTGATGCGCAGAGCCGAAGTCGCCATCAATGGCGTTATCCATGGGCATCAAGTCCTGGAGGAGATTGAGGCGCAGTTGGCCCAGGACTGCGGCCTCAGCCAAGTGATGATTGTGGACTGGAAGCCGTTCGAGGTGCCTGAAGGCGCTGCGACTAGGGATGGCTTGATCAGGGTGGCGTGAGCTCGGAGTTGAGATAGCCCTGCATGACGCAGGCGTCGCGTGTGGCGTGGTATTGCGCCAGCACCTGCTGGATGTGGGAGGCCGGGGAGTTGTTGCTTTGGGTGATTTCCTGCTCCAGAGCCAGGCATTGCTGCGCCAGGCTGGTGAAGCCCAGCGTGACGGCGCCGCCTTTCATGCTGTGCGCCAGGTGGAACAACTGCACCCGATCCAGTTGGTGAATGTTGTCCTCCATCTGGCTGTAGGTGGCCATGTGGCTGGAGAAGAACTGCGCCACCAACTCCAGATATTTCTCCCGGGTCAGCAGGTCGATGAAGTCTGCGATGGCGCCGCTGTCCAGCGATACGGCTTCAACAGGCAGCGATGGCGTGATTGGCGGAAAGTGCTTTAGCAGCATGGCAAGCAATTGCTCCCTGTGAAGTGGTTTGGACAGAAAGTCATCAAGCCCATGGCGCAGCACTTGCTGACAGGTTTCCGGGAAGGCGTCGGCGGTCAGCGCGATGATCTTCATATTCGGCGTCATCGCCTCCAGCCGCATGCGGCGGGTGGTTTCGAGTCCATCCATGACCGGCATGTGCAAATCCATCAACACCAGGTCATAAGGTTCTTTTCTGGCAAGCGTCAGCGCTTCGGGCCCGTCGCTGGCCATGCTTGGCGCTTGCCCCATGCGCTCCAATAGCGCGAGCATGTATTTGCGGTTGACTGCATTGTCGTCGACCACCAGGATGCGGATCGGGACCGACAGTTCTGCCGCCGGACAGGCCTTCTCGGAGAGCTCCAGCGCCGGCATGTCCGTGACTTGCAGCGGCAGGCTGAGATGGAAGCTGCTGCCTTGCCCCTGTTTGCTGGTGACGGTGATGTTGCCCCGCATCAATTGCGCCAGGCTCTGGGAGATTTCCAGCCCCAATCCGCTGCCGCCGTATTGGCGAGCGGTGGAGCCGTCTCCTTGGGAGAAGCGTTTGAACAGGCGCGCCATGGTGGCCTCGTCCATCCCTATGCCGGTATCGGTCACCAGGACGCTGAGAGCGACCTCTCCCGCGACCTCGCCGGGAGATACGCTGGCCTGGACGGAGATGCCGCCATGCTCGGTAAATTTCACGGCATTGCTCAGCAAATTAAGCAGTATCTGCCGCAGCCGCGTCGGATCCAGCACCACCCATTCCGGCAATTCGGAAACCAATTCCAGGCCCAGCGTCAGATTTTTGGCCTGGGCCTGCGCGCTCAAGAGATTGACGATCTGCCTCAGCAAATAGGGCAGATTGCAAGTCACCGGCGCGAGCTCCAGCTTGCCCGACTCCAGTTTGCTGGCGTCCAGCACGTCGTTCAGCAGCAGCAGCAGATGTTTGGCGGACTCCTCGGCGGTGTTGATGTAGCTGGTTTGGTTGGGGGAGGGGGCGCTGTCCGCCAGCAGGGACAGCATGCCGAGCACGCCATTGAGCGGCGTTCGGATTTCATGGCTCATATTGGCCAGGAAGGCGCTTTTTGCCAGGCTGGCGGTTTCGGCTTCATTGCGGGCGTCCTCTAGTTTGCTCGTCAGGCGCTCCAACTCCGATTTGCGGCGCTCCAGTTGTCTCAGCTGGCGGAAAACGATGGTGCCGAATCCCAGGATCAGCAGCCACTCGAAGCCCATCAGCCAATTGCTGATGGCGATATGCTGTTTCATGGTTCGGTTTCGGCCGTCGACCATTTCCGCAACGGACTCATTGGCCTGCAAGGAAAGATCATGCAGGCCTTCGCTCATTTGCTGGAGCTCCGCCTCCAGCCGTGCCAGGCGCGCTCCGTCCAGTTTTCCGGTTTGATCGCGGAAAAACTGGTCGCCGTCATTCACAAAGCCATCCAGACGGGTTTGCATTTGCTGATAGCTGGGCAAGTCTTGCATCACCGATTTGTACAGGCCGGTGCGGATGATGCCGATGCGGCTGACGAAGATGTCGTAGCGCTCCTGCAATTGATCGGCATCGCTCTGGCCGTGCCGGGCTCTTTGCATCGCGTCCAGCAAATGAAGTTGCTCGGTTTCCAGCTGGAAATACGCCCAGATAATGTTGTCATCCTGATACAGCAGCGCATAGGCCAGCATTTCTGATTGCCGCAGCTGCAGATAAGCCACTCCGGCGAAGACGCAGACCAGCGTGACGCCGATCGCTATCAGCGCCCGCCAGGAGGTATGCCGCTTCGACTTGAGCATGCTTTACTCCACCTGAAGGGTCTTCAGCTGCCAAGCGGAGCGGTTGTAATAAATCTCCGACTTCAAGGCCGGCTGGCTGTCGTAGGGGTAGACGATGAACAGGGGGCCCTTGTCGCGCACCGACATGGGCTTGCCGTTCAATAAGCGGGCCAGCACGACATTGAATTTCGCCGCGTCCGCCAGGGGGATCTCGGTTTTGTAGTCGTTCAAGGCTATGGCTTTGAGCTTGTCGCCCTTGGCGCCGACGACGGCCAGCACGTCTTGCAGATAGGGGCCGGTGAATTGACTGATGCCTGGAATCCATGGCGTATGCGTGGCAATGGTGTGTTGCGGCAGCTTGGCCAGCATGTCCATGTCGAAGGCGGCGTCGTTGTCGCGGTTCTTGTGGGCGATCTGGCCGCTGATGACCAGCACTATTTTGCCTTTAGGCTTATCCAAGGTCTCAGCCCCTTGGGCATGCGGCATGCCAAGCGACAATATCAACAGCATGGCGGCCAGGCGTAGTGCTTGCATGGTGCGGCTCCTGTCTAGGCGTTAATTGAGATTGGGCAGGTCATAAGCGCTGTCTTGCGGCACCGGAAAGACGCCATTGTGCTTGAGCAGCCAGCGGCGGAAGTTCTCCGCGTCGATAGGGGGAGAAATATACGAGCCTTGGGCCTTGTCTATGCCCAGCTGGCGGCATGACAGCCATTCGGTGATTGTCGCGACGCCTTCGGCCACGACCAGCAGCTTCAATTGCTTGCCCAGGGCGGCGCTGGCTTTCAGTATGGAAAGGTTGGTGGGGTTTTGCGCGGAATCGATCACAAATCCCTTGTCTATTTTCAGTTCGGTGAAGGGCAGCTTGGATAGTCTGTCCATGCTGGCGAAACCGGTGCCGAAGTCGTCGATGGCGAGTTTGGCGCCTTTCAGACGCAGACGGGACAGAATCTCCAGCGCGCGGGTCGGGTTTTCTATCAGGCCGGTTTCGGTGACCTCTACCGTCAAGCGGGACATCGGATAGCCGTTGCGCGTGAGTATCGATTCGAATTCCGAGACCAGCGCGGTATCGGAGAGCGAGGTCATGGAAAGATTGATGGACAAATCCAAAGGCGGATTGTCGATCAGCTTGCTTAGAATCGAGGTGGCGGAATCCAGCAGGCTGAGCGTCAACGGCGTGATCAGCCCGGTTTTTTCCGCCAGCTCAATGAACTGCAGCGGACTGGTAAGACCTAGCCGGGGGTGATGCCAGCGGGCCAGGATTTCCACCGAGTGGACCTTGCCGCTGAGCATGTCGACCTGGGGTTGGAAAAAGGGGCAGAATTCGTTTTTTTCGATGCCGTCGCGCATTTCCTCCTGCGTAGGCTGGCTGGCCAGCGAGGCCGGTCTGCGCGCCGCGGGAGGCGCTTGCGTAAGCAGGTCCAGCAGTGTGCTGTGATTGATCGGTTTGGGCAGCACGCCGGCCAGCCATAGGTCATATAGCCTTGCCAGCTCCGCGACGGACTCAAGCACTTTTTCGTCGAATCCGCTGGAGATCAGCAATTTGCCTTGATACGTCCTCTCGCCCAGGTGCCGGACGAACTCGATGCCGTCCATTCTCGGCATGTCCAAATCGCAGAAGATCACGTCGAATTGCAAATCGCCCGCGTCGAGCTGCACCAGCGCCTCGATGCCGTCATTGGCGACGGCGATCTTGTCGTAACCCAATCGGCGCAGCACCATGACGAGGAACTGCTGGGAAACCGCGTCGTCGTCTATGACCAGTATCTGGTGCATGAACCCTCCCATGGATAGGCCGCCGGTCGCGGCTTTATGCATTATAGCCAGCGCCTCGTCTTGCGCGAGGCGGCTTGCGAGAGGACATTTTTTGTCTTTGCTCAGGCGATATGCCAGGCAGCGCTAGGGTCGCGCTCAGTTTGTCGCTACAATATCGGCCTCGTTGAATAGACACCAACCTAGCACTGGATTTTTTATGTTGCGCATTTCCGAATTGAAGCTGCCGCTGGACCATACGCCGGAGGAGCTGGCTGCCGCCGTTTCCGATTTTCTGAAAGTGTCGGCAGCCGACGTTCGAAGCTTTACTGTGTTCAAACGCAGCTACGACGCGCGCAAAGGCGTGATGAGCCTGGTCTACATCATCGATGCGGACGTGGCCAATGAAGACAAGCTGTTCGCCCGTTTCAAGGGCGATCGCCGGGTGGCGCCCACTCCGGACACTAATTACTACTATGTCGCCCAAGCGCCGGAGAATCTCAAATCCCGGCCGGTCGTGGTCGGTTTTGGCCCTTGCGGCATTTTCGCCGCGCTGATCCTGGCGCAAATGGGTTTCAAGCCCATCGTGCTGGAACGCGGCAAGGAGGTGCGTCAGCGCACCAAGGATACCTGGGGCCTGTGGCGCAAGAGCGAGCTCAACACCGAGTCCAATGTCCAGTATGGCGAAGGCGGCGCCGGCACCTTCTCCGACGGCAAGCTGTACAGCCAGATCAAGGACCCGCGCCATCTGGGGCGCAAAGTGCTGACCGAATTCGTCAAAGCCGGCGCGCCGGAAGAAATCCTTTATCTCGCCCGTCCGCACATCGGCACTTTCCGCCTGGTTTCCATGGTGGAAAACATGCGCGCCGACATCATCGCCTTGGGCGGCGAAATCCGTTTCGAGCAGCGCGTGGACGACCTGATCCTGGACGGCGACCGCGTGCGCGGCGTGAAGCTGGCCGACGGCGGCGAGGTGCTGAGCGATCATGTGGTGCTGGCGCTGGGCCATAGCGCGCGCGACACTTTCCAGATGCTGGAAAAGCGCGGCGTGTACATGGAAGCCAAGCCCTTCTCCGTCGGCGTGCGCATCGAGCATCCGCAATCGTTGATCGATGCGGCCCGCTGGGGCAAATACGCCGGCCATCCGCTGCTGGGCGCGGCGGACTACAAACTGGTGCACCATGCCAGCAACGGCCGCGCGGTGTACAGCTTCTGCATGTGCCCGGGCGGCACCGTGGTGGCGGCCACCTCGGAAGAAAAGCGCGTGGTCACCAATGGCATGAGCCAGTATTCCCGCAATGAGCGCAACGCCAACTCCGGCTTCGTGGTCAGCATTTCGCCGGAAGTGGATTATCCGGGCGGCCCGCTGGCTGGCCTGGACTTCCAGCGCGAACTGGAAAGCAAGGCGTATGAGCTGGGCGGCGGCGACTACTTCGCCCCGGCGCAGTTGTTGGGCGACTTCATGGCCGGCAAACCGTCCACCAAGCTGGGCGAAGTTGAGCCGTCGTACAAACCGGGCGTGACCATGACCGACCTTGCGCGCATCCTGCCGGATTTCTGCGTGGAAGCGATGCGCGAGGCGATTCCGCACTTCGCCCGCCAGATCCGCGGTTACGATCTCAACGACGCCGTGCTGACCGGCCTGGAAACCCGAACCAGCTCGCCGCTGCGCATCACTCGCGGCGATGATTTGCAGAGCCTGAACATCAAGGGCCTGTTCCCGGCGGGCGAGGGGGCGGGCTACGCCGGTGGCATTCTTTCGGCCGGCGTGGATGGCATCAAGATCGCGGAGGCAGTGGCGCAGGCTATCGTGTCTGGCCGTTGATTTTGCGCGCGAGCCGGTTTGTCAGGCTGCGGCAAGAAGACGAACAACCCTGCTTGCGAGCGCGCGCAGGGTTGTTTTTTTTACGAAGGCGGTGGGAGGTAGCGCCGGCATGGCTATGGCCGAGGGCGCCGGACGGCTTGGCGGGCCAGCAGCATGCTCTCAAATGCTTCGGCTATGTTTTGCACTTGGCGATTCTTGTGCGCCAGCGGGCTGTTCACCCCTACCCAATGCACCAGCATGGCTGGATTGGCCTCGAAAACCAGCAGCTCGCCGTTAGGCAGCAGGCTGAAGTCTATGCCGGCATAGTCTAGATCCAGACGGCAGCCGATCTCATGCAAGGTCGCCATTGCCCGCGCGCCCAGCGTGTGTTGCGGGTTTTCCAGAAAGCCGCGCTCTTCTTCTATTTTCCAGGGCTGCTCCTCCATGCCGGCGCTGTGATAATGCACCATCCAGTGTTCGGCGATAGCCAGGTGATAGGGCATTGGCTGACGGTCGATGAAGACTGCCCGATATTTTCGGTAGCAGCCATCGGCGCTGCGGTAGTCGATATAGCTGCTGAGGTAATGGCTGCCGGCTTCCTTGCGCAGTTGGCCTAGCGCTTCTTCAAGCGTGTCGCACCGTTGCAATCCATCGCCGCCCTGCGTGGCGGCAGGACGCGTCAATAGCGGAAAGCGCAGGCCGGCGCGCAGCAGGATGGTCTGCAGCGCGGCTTCGTCAGGGGGCGGGCTTTGCAATTGTAGGCAGGGGGCGATGCGCACGCCATCCAGCGCCGCCAGCCTGGCAGGCAGCCGGTGACGTTGGGTAGCGGCTACCCGGTGCGGCGGATTGAGCGTCTGGAGGCGATTGCCCGCCAAAAAGCGACGTAGCCTGGGCAGCATCGCGCGGGCGATATCCGGCTCGCCGATGGCGTTGAAAACCAAGTCATGCGGCGGCAGCGCAGCATCCTCGGATTCCGCCGCGCAATCCAGTGCGTACTTGATCCGCGTGCTGCCGCCGGCGGCGAGCAGGGTATCGAATGGCGTGTTGCCGACGGCGCGCCCGACGCACAATATCAACAGGCGCCTGGTCGCGGGCTCCACTTCTTCTATGAATACCCGCTGCAACTGGTAGGCGTGTTCGCGGCAGCGAGCTTCTTCCAGAGCATTCCCCGCGTGATGATGAATGGCGGCCAGATTGAGGTAGGCGCCGGCCTGGTTCGGATCCAGTCTCAGCAACAGGTGGTACCAGCGCTCCGCGGAGTCGTAATCCTGCTTCATGAAATAGCCGGTGGCGATGTCGCTCAGCGGCTGCAATGCGCTATTGCCTGCGCCCAGCCCGTAGGCTTGCAGCGCATGCGCGGCCAGAAGGTGCGCGGTGGCGCCCAGCTCATCGCCTAACGCGCGGGCCAGCTTGGCCATGACCAAATGCAGGCTGATGTCCTGAGGCGCGGCATCCAGCCGAGCTTGCAATTCGATCAATTCGTCCATGGCACGGCAGCCTCGCGACGGCAAGACGGGGGGAGCGAAGGACTGGCAAGGAGTGGAATGGCATGGGGCGATAAAGAAATTATTCCAGGTCTTATTATCGCAAGGCAGATTATTAAGTTTTTCCGAATATTGTTGGGCTTTCTTAAGAGAGGCCAGCGAAGATCATCAATAACCCCTAAGAAAATCAATGGGTAAGCTGGCTGCGGCAGTGTGTAATGCGCATCGAGCCTGCGTCCAGGGCGAATGCGCGACTCGCTGAATCAAGCCAACCACACATGCGTTCTCATGACCGCTCAGCGATGCTGCCTAAGCTCCACGCTGTTCTCAAGGCCTCTACTGGCGATGCGGGCCCTGATGTCACGTCGCCGAAGGCGGCCTCGACAATGGCGGCAGACATAACCTTTGTCGGCAGGTCGCCAGTCCGGTCATTAAGGTCCTGACGCCATGGTTCAAATTAATTTTTGCGTCGGGATCAAGAGGATGTCAGCAAGATGGTGCGACTTTGCATGGAAGCGCGCAGAGTAGTTTTCATGGAGAGTCCAATGGTTGCCATAGCGGCAATTAGCTCGGGATGCTGCGGCGATAGGTGGTCGGGATGGGCTTTTGAGCATGATGGAGGCTTGCGTTGCCTTGCCTGCCAGCGCCTCTGATTGGATGAGCCGGGAGCAGGCCTGGGTTTCGCTTTCCTGTCCATTTCGAAGTATTTCGCCATTTGAAGCGGATGTTTGCTGTTCTTGCGGGAGGCAGAGAATTGTGCAAGCATGTAAATGCCAATGACATTCATTGGTCGCTGCATTCATGTATTTGTGATTATGCGGCGCATGCCTAATAAACATAGATGGAGAAGACGAATGAGCAATCAAGTACAGGTCATCGAGGAAATTGCGGAGGATGACGTCGCTGTAGTGCAAGGCGCAGGCATCCCACGCGACATGATTAATGACAGCTCCTCCTTGCGCATGATAGATGAGTTCTTGAGGGCTGTGACTGGGCATGGGCTGGACTAAACTAAACTGATTTTGGAGATTCGCTAAATGATTAAAGAGTCAGGTTTGGAGCAGTTCGAAAGCCATTTGGAATCCAGTCTTGAGCTGGCGAAAGCAGTTCGCCTGCAGTTCCAAGAGGTTGAGCAAGTGAGCGCTGCTGGGATCAAGGAGGTAGTCGATCAGATCATTCTGATTGGCGGCAATTTGTTGGGTAACTAAGCTTAGGCCAATCAATTGATAATGCCGTCCATTTTCACAAATGGACGGCATTTTTCTTGAAACGGACGGACGTCGGCACTGTTGGCGAAGGGGCCTGCAGGAGTCTGCATTCGACAGATGCCTGGCACTTCGATGCCAGGGAAGCGCGGACTTGTCGCTTGCCTGCCACGGTTTTTGGGAAGCAGATGGTTATGGAGAAGCGTTCGATCGTCACCGTCAGGGCATGGCTTGCATTGCCTTACTCCCATGGTTTAGCGATTATTTTCAAAAAAATAATGAATATCCTTGATAATTTTTGCCAATTATCAAGGTTTATTTAAGTTGGCAGAATGCATTTCAACCGCCGGCGTGGTGTCGGCGGAAGACATGACAGGAGCCGACATGAATCCATCCTTCCCGCTGCTGGGCGCCGCTTTGCTGGCGCTTTCCCTGAACGCCGCCGCTGCCGAAGTTTTGCCGCAAGCCGAGCGCGTGTTTTCCGATCGCAAAGGCGGCGACGCCGTCGCCGTCAAATTGGCCGCCTTGCGTTATGCCGCGTTCTGGAACAGCGGCGATCCGCATTACGCCGAGCTGGCCTTGGCTCCCAGCTTTACCGATCACACTCTGCCTGAGGGCAGGCCTCAAGGCGTGGCCGGGCCCTTGCAAGCCTCCAAGACTTTCCGCGCGGCGGTGCCCGACCTCAAGGTGGAGGTGACGGATATGGTGCTGGCGGGCGATAGAGTGGCCTTACGCCTGCATTTCACCGGTCATTTCAGCGGCAAATTCGGCGAGCTGCAGGGCGTGGGACAGGCTGTGGATTTCCAGGCTTTCGATCTGTATCGGGTGAAGGATGGCCGCATCGCCGACAACTGGCACCTGGAAGACAATTTGTCCTTGCTGAAGCAACTGGGAGCGATCAAGCCATGAATGCGAAACCGGATTTTCTGCGCCAGCGCAAAGTGGCGGTATTGGGCGGCGCCTCCGGCATCGGCCGCGCCGTGGCGCATTTGGCCGCGGAGCAAGGCGCGGAAGTGTTTGTGCTGGGACGTTCCGAGGCTGAGGCCGGTCCCTGGCGTTATCTGCCGGCCGACATCACCGATGCGGAGAGTTTGAAGAGGGCGTTTGAGGCCATCGGCCATATCGACCACCTGGTGGTGACCGCCGGCGCGCGAGTGGGCTCGCCCAAGCTGGATGAGCTGTCGCTGGCGGCCTTGAGCCAAACCTTCGAGGTCAAGCTGTTCGGCAGCCTGATCGCCGCTCAGCAGGCGCTGCCTTACCTGGCCGCTGACGGGTCCATCACCTTCACCTCCGGCCTGCTGTCGCGCAAGTACGGCCCGGGCGGCCTGCTCAAGAGCACGGTCAATGCCGCGCTGGAGGCGGCGGCGAAAAATCTGGCCAAGGAGTTGGCTCCGCGGCGGGTCAATGTGGTGAGTCCCGGCGTGGTGGATACCGAGCTGTGGGGCGAGGCGGACGCGGCAGGCCGTCTGGCGGCGATGGCGCGGATAGGCGCCGGTTTGCCTGTCGGCCGGGTAGGACGGCCGGACGAGCTGGCCGAGGCTTATCTGTTCGCCATGGGCAATGGCTATCTCACCGGCGCGGTGCTGGACGTGGACGGCGGCGGCCTGCTGTAGAGGAGCGGCGGATGTCTGAACATTTGTCTGAACATTGGATCATCAACCGCCGCCAGTTTCTGGCCGGCATGGCGGCGAGCGGCGCCAGCGCGGCGCTGCCGGCAGGCTCGGCCTGGGCGGCGTCGGCGGATTCGACAAGGAGCATGCAGG
The Chromobacterium sp. IIBBL 290-4 DNA segment above includes these coding regions:
- a CDS encoding ATP-binding protein, which produces MLKSKRHTSWRALIAIGVTLVCVFAGVAYLQLRQSEMLAYALLYQDDNIIWAYFQLETEQLHLLDAMQRARHGQSDADQLQERYDIFVSRIGIIRTGLYKSVMQDLPSYQQMQTRLDGFVNDGDQFFRDQTGKLDGARLARLEAELQQMSEGLHDLSLQANESVAEMVDGRNRTMKQHIAISNWLMGFEWLLILGFGTIVFRQLRQLERRKSELERLTSKLEDARNEAETASLAKSAFLANMSHEIRTPLNGVLGMLSLLADSAPSPNQTSYINTAEESAKHLLLLLNDVLDASKLESGKLELAPVTCNLPYLLRQIVNLLSAQAQAKNLTLGLELVSELPEWVVLDPTRLRQILLNLLSNAVKFTEHGGISVQASVSPGEVAGEVALSVLVTDTGIGMDEATMARLFKRFSQGDGSTARQYGGSGLGLEISQSLAQLMRGNITVTSKQGQGSSFHLSLPLQVTDMPALELSEKACPAAELSVPIRILVVDDNAVNRKYMLALLERMGQAPSMASDGPEALTLARKEPYDLVLMDLHMPVMDGLETTRRMRLEAMTPNMKIIALTADAFPETCQQVLRHGLDDFLSKPLHREQLLAMLLKHFPPITPSLPVEAVSLDSGAIADFIDLLTREKYLELVAQFFSSHMATYSQMEDNIHQLDRVQLFHLAHSMKGGAVTLGFTSLAQQCLALEQEITQSNNSPASHIQQVLAQYHATRDACVMQGYLNSELTPP
- a CDS encoding molybdopterin-dependent oxidoreductase, whose translation is MQALRLAAMLLILSLGMPHAQGAETLDKPKGKIVLVISGQIAHKNRDNDAAFDMDMLAKLPQHTIATHTPWIPGISQFTGPYLQDVLAVVGAKGDKLKAIALNDYKTEIPLADAAKFNVVLARLLNGKPMSVRDKGPLFIVYPYDSQPALKSEIYYNRSAWQLKTLQVE
- a CDS encoding EAL domain-containing protein, encoding MHQILVIDDDAVSQQFLVMVLRRLGYDKIAVANDGIEALVQLDAGDLQFDVIFCDLDMPRMDGIEFVRHLGERTYQGKLLISSGFDEKVLESVAELARLYDLWLAGVLPKPINHSTLLDLLTQAPPAARRPASLASQPTQEEMRDGIEKNEFCPFFQPQVDMLSGKVHSVEILARWHHPRLGLTSPLQFIELAEKTGLITPLTLSLLDSATSILSKLIDNPPLDLSINLSMTSLSDTALVSEFESILTRNGYPMSRLTVEVTETGLIENPTRALEILSRLRLKGAKLAIDDFGTGFASMDRLSKLPFTELKIDKGFVIDSAQNPTNLSILKASAALGKQLKLLVVAEGVATITEWLSCRQLGIDKAQGSYISPPIDAENFRRWLLKHNGVFPVPQDSAYDLPNLN
- a CDS encoding NAD(P)/FAD-dependent oxidoreductase; translated protein: MLRISELKLPLDHTPEELAAAVSDFLKVSAADVRSFTVFKRSYDARKGVMSLVYIIDADVANEDKLFARFKGDRRVAPTPDTNYYYVAQAPENLKSRPVVVGFGPCGIFAALILAQMGFKPIVLERGKEVRQRTKDTWGLWRKSELNTESNVQYGEGGAGTFSDGKLYSQIKDPRHLGRKVLTEFVKAGAPEEILYLARPHIGTFRLVSMVENMRADIIALGGEIRFEQRVDDLILDGDRVRGVKLADGGEVLSDHVVLALGHSARDTFQMLEKRGVYMEAKPFSVGVRIEHPQSLIDAARWGKYAGHPLLGAADYKLVHHASNGRAVYSFCMCPGGTVVAATSEEKRVVTNGMSQYSRNERNANSGFVVSISPEVDYPGGPLAGLDFQRELESKAYELGGGDYFAPAQLLGDFMAGKPSTKLGEVEPSYKPGVTMTDLARILPDFCVEAMREAIPHFARQIRGYDLNDAVLTGLETRTSSPLRITRGDDLQSLNIKGLFPAGEGAGYAGGILSAGVDGIKIAEAVAQAIVSGR
- a CDS encoding RimK family alpha-L-glutamate ligase, yielding MDELIELQARLDAAPQDISLHLVMAKLARALGDELGATAHLLAAHALQAYGLGAGNSALQPLSDIATGYFMKQDYDSAERWYHLLLRLDPNQAGAYLNLAAIHHHAGNALEEARCREHAYQLQRVFIEEVEPATRRLLILCVGRAVGNTPFDTLLAAGGSTRIKYALDCAAESEDAALPPHDLVFNAIGEPDIARAMLPRLRRFLAGNRLQTLNPPHRVAATQRHRLPARLAALDGVRIAPCLQLQSPPPDEAALQTILLRAGLRFPLLTRPAATQGGDGLQRCDTLEEALGQLRKEAGSHYLSSYIDYRSADGCYRKYRAVFIDRQPMPYHLAIAEHWMVHYHSAGMEEQPWKIEEERGFLENPQHTLGARAMATLHEIGCRLDLDYAGIDFSLLPNGELLVFEANPAMLVHWVGVNSPLAHKNRQVQNIAEAFESMLLARQAVRRPRP
- a CDS encoding ester cyclase, with amino-acid sequence MNPSFPLLGAALLALSLNAAAAEVLPQAERVFSDRKGGDAVAVKLAALRYAAFWNSGDPHYAELALAPSFTDHTLPEGRPQGVAGPLQASKTFRAAVPDLKVEVTDMVLAGDRVALRLHFTGHFSGKFGELQGVGQAVDFQAFDLYRVKDGRIADNWHLEDNLSLLKQLGAIKP
- a CDS encoding SDR family oxidoreductase; the encoded protein is MNAKPDFLRQRKVAVLGGASGIGRAVAHLAAEQGAEVFVLGRSEAEAGPWRYLPADITDAESLKRAFEAIGHIDHLVVTAGARVGSPKLDELSLAALSQTFEVKLFGSLIAAQQALPYLAADGSITFTSGLLSRKYGPGGLLKSTVNAALEAAAKNLAKELAPRRVNVVSPGVVDTELWGEADAAGRLAAMARIGAGLPVGRVGRPDELAEAYLFAMGNGYLTGAVLDVDGGGLL